DNA from Chitinophagaceae bacterium:
ATACCACCCAACAGGCGAGGAGATGTATATCTACGATGCTTCTATGAAATACCAAGCCACAAAAACCCCTCTCATCATCATCGGCGGAAAAGAATATGGCTCGGGGAGTAGCAGAGATTGGGCAGCAAAAGGAACAAATCTTCTCGGAGTAAAAGCCGTTATTGCTGAAAGCTACGAAAGAATCCACCGCTCAAACCTCGTAGGTATGGGAGTTCTCCCTATCGTATTTGTAAACGGAGAAAATCAAGAATCTCTCCACCTCAAAGGAGACGAAGTATATGATATACTCGGATTGGACTCAAATCTTACCCCCAATAAAATAGTAACCGTAAAAGCAACTACTCCAAATGGATCCACAAAAACCTTTTCTGCTCAAATTCGCTTAGATTCTCAAGTAGATATTGCTTATTGGAAACACGGAGGTATTCTTAACTATGTATTGAGAAGCTTTTTGAAAGGGGAATAACACCATAAAGAGGGGCTGAAAAGTCACTTTCAATACATTTGTAGTTTTGTAACCCTTTGATTATCAATAGGTTTAAAATTAAATATTTGTGTAAAAAGGACTTTTCGAAACCTCTCTTCCATATGAGTACCCCCAAACAATATACATTTGAATACCTAAAAACCAAAAATCAAAATGACGGAAGAAATAAACTATGCTTTAGTTGAAGATGTGAGACCACCAATCTACACTGCAATGAAATATTGGGAAAAAAAACCTCATAACATTTGGCGAAAATATATTGAAAACTATACCCCCGAAAACGGACTTTTTCTTGACCCATTTTCAGGAAGCGGTATGAGTGCTTTTGAAGCCATGAAAGCAAATAGAAAAGTAATTGCCTTTGACTTAAACCCATTGACATCTTTTACAATAGAAATTTTTGCAACCGATTTTGATAAAAACAAATTTGAGAAAGAAGTAGTAAGAATTGCTTACACATTCACAAATGATGAGGTTTACAAAAAATATTTTACAACACAATCACGACAAAGCAAAGAAATAGCTATTGTTCAGAGTTTGAAATGGGAAGATGAGAAAATTTATGAGTTAGGAATTGAAGCAACAGAAAATGAAATTAAAGAGCAAGAAGAAT
Protein-coding regions in this window:
- a CDS encoding DNA methyltransferase — protein: MTEEINYALVEDVRPPIYTAMKYWEKKPHNIWRKYIENYTPENGLFLDPFSGSGMSAFEAMKANRKVIAFDLNPLTSFTIEIFATDFDKNKFEKEVVRIAYTFTNDEVYKKYFTTQSRQSKEIAIVQSLKWEDEKIYELGIEATENEIKEQEE